Proteins from a single region of Patescibacteria group bacterium:
- a CDS encoding glycosyltransferase family 2 protein: MAGKIISVVIPIYNGREYLPDCFASLAKQTYLPHQVIVVEDQSKDASREFLSQAKIKGTDLKIIYNEKNIGFVRSCNKGMAEALNNGADYIFLLNQDTICDDKCLEKLLEAAELQDNLFALQAMLLWWPQTNVIQTSGDKIHFLGFGHSGDFKKSADLYQNLKIKRITYASGAALFMRASVLKEVGLFDEDLIMYHDDLDLSWRARFLGYQIFVAPQAIVYHKYTDGIVKNRWFWSERNRTLTLLKFYKWPTLILIFLPWLIMELGVLVFALTAGWFSLKIKSYISAIKQLPNTLHARRDVQKTRKIPDRQMVKWIEGRLTFSGFKNPILRYIVNPVFGLYWAIIRRIIWW; this comes from the coding sequence ATGGCCGGAAAAATAATAAGCGTTGTTATTCCTATTTATAATGGTCGGGAATATTTACCCGACTGTTTTGCTAGTTTAGCCAAGCAGACATATTTGCCCCATCAAGTGATTGTGGTTGAAGATCAATCAAAAGATGCGAGTCGAGAATTTTTATCCCAAGCTAAAATAAAAGGCACTGATTTAAAGATTATTTATAATGAAAAAAACATCGGCTTTGTCCGTTCATGTAACAAGGGCATGGCCGAAGCTTTAAACAATGGCGCAGATTATATTTTTCTCTTAAATCAGGATACTATTTGCGATGATAAATGTTTAGAAAAATTATTAGAAGCGGCCGAATTGCAGGATAATTTATTTGCCTTACAGGCTATGCTTTTGTGGTGGCCGCAGACAAACGTAATTCAGACTTCCGGAGATAAAATTCATTTTTTAGGATTTGGCCATTCCGGTGATTTTAAAAAATCGGCAGATTTATATCAAAATTTAAAAATAAAAAGAATTACTTACGCCTCAGGTGCAGCCTTGTTTATGCGCGCTTCTGTTTTAAAAGAAGTGGGGTTGTTTGATGAAGATTTAATCATGTATCACGATGACTTGGATTTGTCTTGGCGAGCAAGATTTTTAGGCTATCAGATATTTGTGGCGCCGCAGGCCATTGTTTATCATAAATATACTGACGGAATTGTTAAAAATAGATGGTTTTGGTCAGAAAGAAATCGAACCTTAACACTGTTAAAATTTTATAAATGGCCAACCTTGATTTTGATTTTTCTGCCTTGGTTGATTATGGAGCTGGGCGTATTGGTATTTGCCCTTACAGCAGGATGGTTTAGTTTGAAAATTAAATCCTATATCAGCGCGATAAAACAATTGCCCAATACCTTGCATGCGCGGCGAGATGTGCAAAAAACAAGGAAAATCCCTGATCGGCAAATGGTTAAATGGATAGAAGGCAGGTTGACCTTCAGCGGTTTTAAGAATCCGATTTTACGATATATAGTCAATCCTGTTTTTGGCTTGTATTGGGCTATCATTAGGCGGATAATCTGGTGGTAA
- the pduL gene encoding phosphate propanoyltransferase yields MTKIIIESSARHVHLSQHDLEKLFGVNYKLNKLRDLSQPGEFAAQETLAIKTPKNKLEKIRVVSPLRPQTQVEISKTDALILGLNPPVRNSGDLANSDPCILVGPVGEISLSQGVILAQRHIHVNSKFLAQNGLSEKESVSVKVDGERGLVFNNVYLKSDEKFMPVFHIDTDEANAAGINKTGEGEIIV; encoded by the coding sequence ATGACCAAAATTATTATTGAAAGTTCCGCCCGGCACGTTCATTTGTCACAGCATGACCTGGAAAAACTATTTGGCGTGAACTATAAATTGAATAAATTAAGAGATCTTTCGCAGCCTGGAGAGTTTGCCGCTCAAGAAACACTGGCTATAAAAACTCCTAAAAATAAATTAGAGAAGATTAGAGTTGTTAGTCCGCTTCGCCCGCAAACCCAGGTTGAGATTTCTAAGACCGATGCCCTGATTCTTGGTCTTAATCCACCAGTGCGCAATTCGGGAGATTTGGCTAATTCTGACCCTTGTATTTTAGTTGGTCCGGTTGGCGAGATAAGTTTATCGCAAGGCGTAATCTTGGCCCAGCGGCATATTCACGTTAATTCTAAGTTTTTGGCACAAAACGGTTTGTCCGAAAAAGAGTCGGTGTCGGTTAAGGTTGATGGAGAGAGAGGATTGGTTTTTAATAATGTTTATCTGAAATCTGATGAAAAATTTATGCCAGTTTTTCATATCGATACTGACGAAGCTAATGCAGCTGGAATAAATAAGACCGGCGAAGGCGAAATTATAGTTTGA